The Urbifossiella limnaea genome has a window encoding:
- a CDS encoding sulfatase-like hydrolase/transferase, which yields MRLAAVAVLFAATAPAAAQMRAPNVVLIVADDLGQRDLGCYGSTFHRTPHLDSLAKAGARFTDCTSSCPVCSPTRASILTGMYPQRFGITDWLPGRPDQPGQMLRRPVPTMQLAHDAVTLAERLRAAGYATAHVGKWHLGGEGFGPETQGFDLNVAGDHTGTPLSYFAPFQNKKSVMRGLETAPAGEYLTDRLTAEVEKFITRNKERPFFLHLAHYAPHTPLRAPDDVAARYPSPPVHGRQSHAVYAAMVERLDASVGRVVALLDELKLSDNTLVIFTSDNGGLATLEGMPFAPTFNGPFREGKGYLYEGGLRVPLLVKWPARVKPGTTSGLPVNSIDLTPTIVAASGVTPDPRPDGISLLPLFRGEAPAARDLFWHYPHYANQGSRPGGAVRSGPWKFVEFYETNRRELFDLSRDPSESNNLAAARPEVVTELAAKLDAWRKGVGAKMPTPNPDYRPNPANGNGVYTLHARTAQVFGTMLRYEPLPHKETLGFWVRQDDHAAFPFTAGAAGEYRVEVLQGCGKGSGGAEVELAVGDSKLTFTVKDTGGFQAFEARDVGVLRLPGSGRHELTVRARTKPGVAVMDLRQVVLRPVR from the coding sequence ATGCGCCTCGCCGCCGTCGCCGTCCTCTTCGCGGCCACCGCCCCCGCCGCCGCGCAGATGCGTGCCCCGAACGTCGTGCTGATCGTCGCCGACGACCTCGGCCAGCGCGACCTCGGCTGCTACGGCAGCACGTTCCACCGCACCCCGCACCTCGACTCGCTGGCGAAAGCCGGCGCCCGCTTCACCGACTGCACCTCGTCGTGCCCCGTCTGCTCACCGACCCGCGCCAGCATCCTCACCGGCATGTACCCGCAGCGGTTCGGCATCACCGACTGGCTCCCCGGCCGGCCCGACCAGCCGGGGCAGATGCTCCGCCGGCCGGTGCCGACGATGCAGCTGGCGCACGACGCCGTCACCCTCGCGGAGCGGCTCCGCGCCGCCGGCTACGCCACCGCGCACGTCGGCAAGTGGCACCTCGGCGGCGAGGGCTTCGGCCCCGAAACACAAGGCTTCGACCTGAACGTCGCCGGCGACCACACCGGCACGCCGCTCAGCTACTTCGCCCCGTTCCAGAACAAGAAGTCCGTCATGCGCGGGCTCGAAACCGCCCCCGCCGGCGAGTACCTGACCGACCGCCTCACCGCCGAAGTGGAGAAGTTCATCACGCGCAACAAGGAGCGGCCGTTCTTCCTGCACCTGGCGCACTACGCCCCGCACACGCCGCTCCGCGCCCCGGACGACGTGGCCGCCCGCTACCCGTCGCCGCCCGTGCACGGTCGGCAGAGCCACGCCGTTTACGCGGCCATGGTCGAGCGCCTCGACGCCAGCGTCGGCCGCGTCGTCGCCCTGCTCGACGAACTGAAGCTGAGCGACAACACGCTCGTCATCTTCACGTCGGACAATGGCGGCCTCGCCACCCTGGAGGGGATGCCGTTCGCGCCGACGTTCAACGGCCCGTTCCGCGAGGGGAAGGGCTACCTGTACGAGGGCGGGCTGCGCGTCCCGCTGCTGGTGAAGTGGCCGGCCCGGGTGAAGCCCGGCACCACGTCCGGGCTGCCGGTGAACAGCATCGACCTCACCCCCACCATCGTCGCCGCTTCCGGCGTTACACCGGACCCGCGCCCCGACGGCATCTCGCTGCTGCCGCTGTTCCGCGGCGAGGCGCCGGCGGCGCGCGACCTGTTCTGGCACTACCCGCACTACGCCAACCAGGGCTCGCGGCCCGGCGGCGCCGTCCGCAGCGGGCCGTGGAAGTTCGTCGAGTTCTACGAGACGAACCGGCGCGAGCTGTTCGACCTGTCGCGGGACCCGTCTGAGAGCAACAACCTCGCCGCCGCGCGGCCCGAGGTGGTGACGGAGCTAGCCGCGAAGCTCGACGCATGGCGCAAGGGCGTGGGCGCGAAGATGCCGACGCCGAACCCCGACTACCGGCCGAACCCCGCGAACGGGAACGGCGTGTACACGCTTCATGCCCGCACGGCGCAGGTGTTCGGCACGATGCTGCGGTACGAGCCGCTGCCGCACAAGGAGACGCTCGGGTTCTGGGTGCGGCAGGACGACCACGCGGCGTTCCCGTTCACGGCGGGCGCGGCCGGCGAGTACCGCGTCGAGGTGTTGCAGGGTTGCGGCAAGGGGAGCGGCGGTGCGGAGGTGGAGCTGGCCGTCGGCGACTCGAAGCTGACGTTCACGGTGAAGGACACCGGCGGCTTCCAGGCGTTCGAGGCCCGCGACGTCGGCGTGCTGCGGCTCCCGGGTTCGGGCCGGCACGAGCTCACCGTCCGCGCCCGCACGAAGCCCGGCGTCGCCGTGATGGACCTGCGACAGGTCGTGCTGCGGCCGGTCCGATAG
- a CDS encoding ISAs1 family transposase, translating to MSPTSDSLVAAFRQLTDPRHRRGVRHPFAGLLSVVFLGLLSRHPDFASLARWAKRHWPALREAFGLTRPYAPHATTYSRAAAAFSIDEFRGALAGWLARVMADAPTAAAVDGKTSKQAHDADGDPIHVLNVFAHDARVCLADWPIGDGKETEPEVLKAHLDELFAAWPSLRVLTGDALFCQRPLARAIVEAGRDYVLAVKDNQPDLHETIRAAFADATPASASATARGKNAGRSRPGGSGATRRRRTTPARR from the coding sequence ATGTCACCCACTTCCGACTCACTGGTCGCCGCGTTCCGCCAACTCACGGACCCTCGCCACCGCCGTGGTGTCCGCCACCCGTTCGCGGGGTTACTGTCCGTCGTCTTCCTGGGGCTGCTGAGCCGGCACCCCGACTTCGCCTCCCTCGCCCGGTGGGCCAAGCGGCACTGGCCGGCCCTCCGGGAGGCGTTCGGGCTGACCCGCCCGTACGCCCCGCACGCGACGACCTACAGCCGCGCGGCCGCCGCCTTCTCGATCGACGAGTTCCGCGGCGCCCTGGCCGGGTGGCTCGCCCGGGTGATGGCCGACGCCCCGACCGCGGCCGCGGTGGACGGGAAGACGAGCAAGCAGGCCCACGACGCCGACGGCGACCCGATCCACGTCCTCAACGTGTTCGCCCACGACGCCCGGGTGTGCCTGGCCGACTGGCCGATCGGGGACGGGAAGGAGACCGAGCCCGAGGTCCTCAAGGCCCACCTGGACGAGTTGTTCGCCGCCTGGCCGTCGCTCCGGGTGCTGACCGGGGACGCCCTGTTCTGCCAGCGCCCGCTGGCCCGGGCGATCGTCGAGGCCGGGCGGGACTACGTGCTGGCGGTCAAGGACAACCAGCCCGACCTGCACGAGACGATCCGGGCCGCGTTCGCCGACGCCACCCCGGCGTCGGCGAGCGCGACGGCGCGGGGAAAAAACGCGGGGCGGTCGAGACCCGGCGGGTCTGGTGCGACGCGGCGACGGCGGACTACGCCCGCGAGGCGCTGA
- a CDS encoding transposase, whose product MDRETRGADGARTCETRYFATSLDPAVVTAAALLRLVRGHWSVENSLHFEKDRWWDEDRHVCRRPGLAERFTTLLSAAVSVLRVLNPGGKGEPLKAQADALNWDIERAINLMTR is encoded by the coding sequence GTGGACCGGGAGACCCGAGGGGCCGACGGCGCCCGGACGTGCGAGACGCGGTACTTCGCCACCAGTCTCGACCCGGCCGTGGTGACCGCCGCCGCGTTGCTCCGGCTCGTTCGCGGGCACTGGTCGGTGGAGAACAGCCTGCACTTCGAGAAGGACCGGTGGTGGGACGAGGACCGGCACGTGTGCCGCCGGCCGGGGTTGGCCGAGCGCTTCACGACCCTGCTGAGCGCGGCCGTGAGCGTGTTGCGGGTACTCAACCCCGGGGGTAAGGGCGAGCCGCTCAAGGCGCAAGCCGACGCCCTCAACTGGGACATCGAACGCGCCATCAACCTCATGACCCGCTGA
- a CDS encoding TlpA family protein disulfide reductase codes for MRRGGGVLIAAVLALSGCKWAGTRPADKDKELPAAAASRPKGGEVPWLDEALGKLPGGDTGVPKAGSWAHPKDGNFNPTAENRGVLAGRVLDPYNQPAKNVFVRIEAADARPGEKAAAGVYADGNGYFLANGLRAGQAYTLTVNASADGRPLFATVQTRPPQAALVLALRDDLAPGAAPSTAAPVPPGTTVLPPPAPSTGLPPPSDQLPPVAVPPRPADGSWSPSGSARPGAAGVPPTLGGPPAAPAAVPPALPAPDRTAEGPTVPGRPPAANLPGPPPFPPLPVPPAVTPPVVAPPAGPTGQLMSRPRNAASFTLLDPLDRPWDFATHKHGSLVLLDFMTTTCVPCKRAMPTLNELQAKYAGNGLELIGVVCDDASPRERTERAARYGREQRLNYVLYTEPGQDAGAVRDRFGVEVYPTVVLLGSDGSVLYKGNPNDRSGQLESVIQRNLRR; via the coding sequence ATGCGGCGCGGCGGGGGCGTTCTCATCGCGGCGGTCCTCGCACTCTCGGGGTGCAAGTGGGCCGGCACGCGCCCCGCCGACAAGGACAAGGAACTGCCCGCCGCCGCCGCCAGCCGGCCGAAGGGCGGCGAGGTGCCGTGGCTCGACGAGGCGCTCGGCAAGCTGCCGGGCGGCGACACCGGCGTGCCGAAGGCCGGCTCGTGGGCGCACCCGAAGGACGGCAACTTCAACCCGACGGCCGAGAACCGCGGCGTGCTCGCGGGGCGGGTGCTCGACCCGTACAACCAGCCGGCCAAGAACGTGTTCGTCCGCATCGAGGCGGCCGACGCCCGGCCCGGCGAGAAGGCCGCCGCCGGCGTCTACGCCGACGGTAACGGCTACTTCCTGGCGAACGGCCTCCGCGCCGGTCAGGCGTACACACTCACCGTCAACGCGTCCGCCGACGGCAGGCCGCTGTTCGCCACCGTGCAGACGCGCCCCCCGCAGGCGGCGCTGGTGCTGGCCCTGCGCGACGACCTCGCCCCGGGCGCCGCTCCGTCAACGGCCGCACCGGTGCCCCCGGGCACGACGGTCCTTCCGCCGCCGGCGCCGAGCACCGGGCTTCCGCCGCCGTCGGACCAGCTGCCGCCGGTCGCCGTGCCGCCGCGGCCCGCGGACGGGAGCTGGTCGCCGAGCGGCTCGGCACGGCCGGGCGCGGCGGGCGTGCCGCCGACGCTCGGCGGGCCACCCGCCGCGCCCGCGGCCGTGCCGCCGGCGCTGCCCGCACCCGACCGCACCGCGGAAGGCCCGACGGTGCCCGGTCGGCCGCCGGCGGCGAACCTGCCGGGGCCGCCGCCGTTCCCGCCGCTGCCGGTGCCGCCGGCCGTGACACCGCCGGTGGTGGCGCCGCCCGCCGGCCCGACGGGTCAACTCATGTCGCGGCCGCGAAACGCGGCGAGCTTCACGCTGCTCGACCCGCTGGACCGGCCGTGGGACTTCGCCACGCACAAGCACGGCAGCCTCGTGCTGCTCGACTTCATGACCACGACGTGCGTGCCGTGCAAGCGCGCCATGCCGACGCTGAACGAGCTGCAGGCGAAGTACGCGGGCAACGGCCTCGAACTGATCGGCGTGGTGTGCGACGACGCCTCGCCGCGCGAGCGGACGGAGCGGGCCGCGCGCTACGGCCGCGAGCAGCGGCTGAACTACGTGCTCTACACCGAGCCGGGCCAGGACGCCGGCGCCGTGCGCGACCGGTTCGGCGTCGAGGTGTACCCCACGGTGGTGCTGCTGGGGTCCGACGGCTCGGTGCTGTACAAGGGGAACCCGAACGACCGCAGCGGCCAGCTCGAAAGCGTGATCCAGCGGAACCTCCGCCGCTAG
- the lspA gene encoding signal peptidase II, whose translation MTGRSYRWLLLGLAAFALTTDLGSKYYSFRELYHRGEHDLVPGWFKFIAQYDSSAPVSDGALRALQTWSTGGDEVMPRVNHGALFGMGGAGRGFANGFFAVVSLAAAVAILTWGLRGQPSRERWLSIALGLILGGTLGNFYDRVVFGGVRDFMYFYRIEWPVFNFADCCLVVGAGLLLVQAVFAPPPASPAEAPTA comes from the coding sequence ATGACCGGACGTTCCTACCGGTGGCTCCTGCTCGGGCTGGCCGCGTTCGCCCTCACGACCGACCTCGGCTCCAAGTACTATTCGTTCCGCGAGCTGTACCACCGCGGCGAGCACGACCTCGTGCCCGGGTGGTTCAAGTTCATCGCCCAGTACGACTCGTCCGCGCCGGTCAGCGACGGCGCCCTGCGGGCGCTGCAAACCTGGAGCACGGGCGGCGACGAGGTGATGCCGCGGGTGAACCACGGGGCGCTGTTCGGAATGGGCGGGGCGGGGCGCGGGTTCGCCAACGGGTTCTTCGCCGTGGTCAGCTTGGCGGCGGCGGTGGCGATTCTGACGTGGGGCCTGCGCGGCCAGCCGAGCCGGGAGCGGTGGCTGAGCATCGCCCTCGGCCTGATCCTCGGCGGCACGCTCGGCAACTTCTACGACCGCGTGGTCTTCGGCGGCGTCCGCGACTTCATGTACTTCTACCGCATCGAGTGGCCGGTGTTCAACTTCGCCGACTGCTGCCTGGTGGTCGGGGCGGGGCTGCTGCTGGTGCAGGCGGTGTTCGCCCCGCCGCCGGCGAGCCCCGCCGAGGCCCCGACCGCGTGA
- a CDS encoding Uma2 family endonuclease — MRTPITAATLPAPAATPPPSIPATPVTYGSVASIARFSVAQYERMVDEGIIDDTDRVELLEGYVVLKLPGNPEHDGAVQGVADAFYARRPAGWCYRIPSALRLSDSEPQPDFAVVRGPAAAYRQRHPEPADVGLLVEVSNTSLVRDTQDKARMYGPAGVPADWVVDVTNRLVIVYRQPAAGGYAARDQYGPADAVPFELDGRRVADIPAAELLG; from the coding sequence GTGAGGACTCCGATCACCGCCGCCACGCTCCCCGCACCCGCCGCCACGCCCCCGCCGTCGATCCCGGCGACCCCGGTGACGTACGGAAGCGTCGCGTCGATCGCCCGGTTCAGCGTGGCGCAGTACGAGCGGATGGTGGACGAGGGGATCATCGACGACACGGACCGGGTGGAGTTACTCGAAGGCTACGTGGTGCTGAAGCTGCCCGGTAACCCGGAACACGACGGGGCGGTGCAGGGGGTGGCCGACGCCTTCTACGCCCGCCGCCCAGCCGGGTGGTGCTACCGCATCCCGTCGGCGCTCCGGCTGTCGGACAGCGAGCCGCAGCCGGACTTCGCGGTGGTCCGGGGGCCGGCGGCAGCGTACCGGCAGCGGCACCCCGAACCGGCGGACGTCGGGCTGCTGGTCGAGGTGTCGAACACGTCGCTGGTGCGCGACACGCAGGACAAGGCGCGGATGTACGGGCCGGCCGGCGTACCCGCGGACTGGGTGGTGGACGTGACGAACCGGCTGGTGATCGTGTACCGGCAGCCCGCCGCCGGCGGGTACGCGGCCCGCGACCAGTACGGCCCGGCCGACGCGGTGCCGTTCGAACTCGACGGCCGCCGCGTCGCCGACATCCCGGCCGCCGAACTGCTCGGCTGA
- a CDS encoding DUF4058 family protein yields the protein MPSPLPGMDPYLEHPKLWPAFQHQLLACLYQVLLPGLVDRYRARVGTRAYTTEMALFTSVVKEDHSEEYIEVRNRTDGRLVTLVEVVSPTNRTAAAGRAAYLERRRDALAQRAGVVEIDLVLQGTPTLTFNRDGLPEYDYAVTVTRGAAPDRYEIYTTTLAKRLPKFKVPLAADDRDALLDLQAAFARAYDLGNFGAQVDYRAAPPPDVPLADAQRAWLDDHLKSLKLR from the coding sequence ATGCCCAGTCCGTTGCCCGGAATGGACCCGTATTTGGAGCACCCGAAGCTGTGGCCGGCGTTCCAGCACCAGCTGCTGGCGTGCCTGTACCAGGTGCTCCTGCCCGGCCTCGTGGACCGCTACCGGGCCCGCGTCGGCACCCGCGCCTACACCACCGAGATGGCCCTGTTCACGTCCGTCGTGAAGGAGGACCACAGCGAGGAGTACATCGAGGTGCGCAACCGCACCGACGGCCGGCTCGTCACGCTCGTGGAGGTGGTGAGCCCGACGAACCGCACCGCCGCCGCCGGCCGGGCCGCGTACCTGGAGCGCCGCCGCGACGCGCTGGCCCAGCGCGCCGGCGTCGTGGAGATCGACCTGGTGTTGCAGGGGACGCCGACGCTGACGTTCAACCGCGACGGCCTGCCGGAGTACGACTACGCGGTGACGGTGACGCGCGGCGCCGCCCCGGACCGGTACGAGATTTACACGACGACGCTGGCGAAGCGGCTGCCGAAGTTCAAGGTGCCGCTGGCCGCCGACGACCGCGACGCGCTGCTGGACCTGCAGGCGGCGTTCGCCCGCGCCTACGACCTGGGGAACTTCGGGGCGCAGGTGGACTACAGGGCCGCGCCGCCGCCCGACGTGCCGCTGGCGGACGCCCAACGTGCCTGGCTGGACGACCACTTGAAGAGTTTGAAGCTGCGCTGA
- a CDS encoding PHB depolymerase family esterase encodes MPRTPLLAGLALAVFAGAAPGDVVILKDGFVVQGKVGKEMETIRDPATGQAFVVAKGNGFDFLDDGARVVIFSSHHKQLGEVGKDVKVRPDYRAYRNLFKVRTNNYPPPVAWSPRKTPDFDAAWRRTLELNVPAGFERVDQQVTYLDPYCCFVSSRSHQWTLTYRTSEMDPKMVRKLLSTHPDLVEADGKADPLKRAAIARFQKDAGWLKDARDELAALAKANPGPYAKEAQEEVDKVTRELDHAEAEYVAVEAEVAVAAGRYERAGLLFRAFPEKTADPKSLDRLTTAKARWETARDQYALGKRLLTAITDDLTGAGKAAPFVAAGGGLARFALPTKIDAKTAALAAAAETVAAELHPDSAGRIEFFVNLAAQAEKERAAGKPPTRNPAELLATAISGWAKGKTGATPDPVRAQKVWNAREAALEYQRGANVNARNAALTKYQQASTVGLDELAQVIALLPPAEPENLSARTGEAVKAGPNVPDNVYRRTSAPHGQRPVGVGYCVRLPAEYHHGRAYPVVVMCTYPGVKPEEFLGSAAADADRHGYILVAPDWAAAFGNRNQWEWKGEDHDLVTEVLRDTIRHFTVDTDRVFLMGAGEGADMAMDVGASHPDLFAGVVAVCPNPKWQGLFINYWKNAQKLPFYVVSGQLAGDANQNLRYLYERWTANGFPAIQVVYKGRGIEWYPAEVPVMFDWMGRKRRANGTATLQFGGGARYGWQTNRETDNRFYWLGADRIAAANLTNREAPNRNVTPAELMGDIKGNNLLELRGRGVRTISVWLGRDMIDWSKPVRVNLNGSPAVGWRPRVLEPDAAVMLEDYYQRGDRRMLYLARLEFQSPY; translated from the coding sequence ATGCCCCGCACCCCGCTCCTCGCCGGCCTCGCCCTCGCCGTGTTCGCCGGCGCCGCGCCGGGCGACGTCGTCATCCTCAAGGACGGCTTCGTCGTCCAGGGGAAGGTCGGCAAGGAGATGGAGACGATCCGCGACCCGGCCACCGGGCAGGCGTTCGTCGTCGCCAAGGGGAACGGGTTCGACTTCCTCGACGACGGCGCCCGCGTCGTCATCTTCTCGTCGCACCACAAGCAGCTCGGCGAGGTCGGCAAGGACGTGAAGGTCCGCCCCGACTACCGCGCCTACCGCAACCTGTTCAAGGTCCGCACCAACAACTACCCCCCGCCCGTCGCCTGGTCGCCGCGCAAGACGCCCGACTTCGACGCCGCCTGGCGCCGCACGCTCGAACTCAACGTCCCCGCCGGGTTCGAGCGCGTGGACCAGCAGGTCACGTACCTCGACCCGTACTGCTGCTTCGTGTCGTCGCGGTCGCACCAGTGGACGCTCACGTACCGCACGTCCGAGATGGACCCCAAGATGGTCCGCAAGCTCCTCAGCACGCACCCCGACCTCGTGGAAGCCGACGGCAAGGCCGACCCGCTCAAGCGCGCCGCCATCGCCCGCTTCCAGAAGGACGCCGGCTGGCTGAAGGACGCCCGCGACGAGCTGGCAGCGCTGGCGAAGGCCAACCCCGGCCCCTACGCGAAGGAGGCGCAGGAGGAGGTGGACAAGGTCACCCGCGAGCTCGACCACGCGGAGGCCGAGTACGTCGCCGTCGAGGCCGAGGTCGCGGTCGCGGCCGGGCGGTACGAGCGGGCCGGGCTGCTATTCCGCGCCTTCCCCGAGAAGACCGCCGACCCCAAGAGCCTCGACCGGCTCACGACCGCGAAGGCCAGGTGGGAGACGGCCCGCGACCAGTACGCCCTCGGCAAGCGGCTGCTCACGGCCATCACCGACGACCTGACCGGCGCGGGGAAGGCGGCGCCGTTCGTCGCCGCCGGCGGCGGGCTGGCGCGCTTCGCCCTGCCGACGAAGATCGACGCGAAGACGGCGGCGCTCGCGGCCGCGGCCGAGACGGTCGCCGCGGAGTTGCACCCCGACTCGGCCGGGCGGATCGAGTTCTTCGTGAACCTCGCCGCGCAGGCCGAGAAGGAGCGCGCCGCCGGCAAGCCACCGACGCGCAACCCGGCCGAGCTGCTGGCGACGGCGATCAGCGGGTGGGCGAAGGGGAAGACGGGCGCGACGCCGGACCCGGTGCGGGCGCAGAAGGTGTGGAACGCCCGCGAGGCGGCGCTGGAGTACCAGCGCGGGGCGAACGTGAACGCCCGCAACGCCGCGCTCACGAAGTACCAGCAGGCCAGCACCGTCGGCCTCGACGAGCTGGCGCAGGTGATCGCGCTGCTGCCGCCGGCCGAGCCCGAGAACCTGAGCGCCCGCACGGGCGAGGCGGTGAAGGCCGGCCCGAACGTGCCCGACAACGTGTACCGCCGCACCAGCGCCCCTCACGGGCAGCGGCCCGTCGGCGTCGGCTACTGCGTCCGGCTCCCCGCCGAGTACCACCACGGCCGGGCGTACCCGGTCGTCGTCATGTGTACCTACCCGGGCGTGAAGCCCGAGGAGTTCCTGGGCTCGGCGGCCGCCGACGCCGACCGCCACGGCTACATCCTGGTCGCCCCCGACTGGGCCGCCGCGTTCGGCAACCGCAACCAGTGGGAGTGGAAGGGCGAGGACCACGACCTCGTCACCGAGGTGCTGCGCGACACGATCCGCCACTTCACCGTGGACACGGACCGCGTGTTCCTGATGGGCGCCGGCGAGGGCGCCGACATGGCGATGGACGTGGGCGCATCGCACCCGGACCTGTTCGCCGGGGTAGTGGCCGTGTGCCCGAACCCGAAGTGGCAGGGGCTGTTCATCAACTACTGGAAGAACGCCCAGAAGCTGCCGTTCTACGTGGTCAGCGGCCAGCTCGCCGGCGACGCCAACCAGAACCTCCGCTACCTCTACGAGCGGTGGACGGCGAACGGCTTCCCGGCAATTCAGGTGGTGTACAAGGGCCGCGGCATCGAGTGGTACCCGGCGGAGGTGCCGGTGATGTTCGACTGGATGGGGCGGAAGCGGCGGGCCAACGGCACCGCGACGCTCCAGTTCGGCGGCGGCGCCCGGTACGGCTGGCAGACGAACCGCGAGACGGACAACCGCTTCTACTGGCTGGGCGCCGACCGGATCGCGGCGGCGAACCTGACCAACCGCGAGGCGCCGAACCGCAACGTGACGCCGGCCGAGTTGATGGGCGACATCAAGGGGAACAACCTGCTGGAGCTGCGCGGCCGGGGCGTGCGGACGATCTCGGTGTGGCTGGGCCGCGACATGATCGACTGGTCGAAGCCGGTGCGGGTGAACCTGAACGGCAGCCCGGCGGTGGGCTGGCGGCCGCGGGTGCTGGAGCCGGACGCGGCGGTGATGCTGGAGGACTACTACCAGCGCGGCGACCGGCGGATGCTGTACCTGGCGCGGCTGGAGTTCCAGAGCCCGTATTGA
- a CDS encoding transposase family protein: protein MIARLDRLRKNPAVFRSLTGVTPDVFDALLADVLPALADADFARHDRPDRSRAVGGGRTTGLEHPDRILLAVVWLRVYPTYAVLGYLFGVSESAARRLAGWSVPVLAAAGKDTMRMPDPGKHHRRDLPAVLRHTPGLAVLVDTFEQPTHRPKRRQRADYSGKKKRHTVKSQVGVDEETGRVVHVPPSVPGPTADLKLLGRSRLLGRLPKGVGLIGDKAYIGAGELRPGVVCTTPRRKPRGKPRPAADVRYNRAVSRRRIVVEHTIRRLRVFQSLTQVNRHGRKRHEVRVRAVAGLVNRMIDARPAD from the coding sequence ATGATCGCACGTCTCGACCGCCTCCGGAAGAACCCGGCCGTCTTCCGGTCCCTCACCGGGGTCACCCCGGACGTGTTCGACGCCCTCCTCGCCGACGTCCTCCCGGCCCTGGCCGACGCCGACTTCGCCCGCCACGACCGACCCGACCGGAGCCGCGCCGTCGGCGGCGGCCGCACCACCGGGCTCGAACACCCCGACCGCATCCTGCTCGCCGTCGTCTGGCTCCGGGTGTACCCGACCTACGCCGTCCTCGGGTACCTGTTCGGGGTTTCCGAGTCGGCCGCCCGCCGCCTCGCCGGGTGGTCCGTCCCGGTCCTCGCCGCGGCCGGGAAGGACACCATGCGAATGCCCGACCCGGGCAAGCACCACCGCCGCGACCTCCCGGCCGTGCTCCGGCACACCCCCGGGCTGGCCGTCCTGGTGGACACGTTCGAGCAGCCGACGCACCGGCCGAAGCGGCGGCAGCGGGCCGACTACTCGGGGAAGAAGAAGCGGCACACGGTCAAGAGTCAGGTCGGGGTGGACGAGGAGACCGGGCGGGTCGTCCACGTCCCGCCGAGCGTGCCGGGGCCGACGGCCGACCTCAAGCTGTTGGGGCGGTCGCGGCTCCTGGGGCGGCTGCCGAAGGGGGTCGGGTTGATCGGGGACAAGGCGTACATCGGGGCGGGCGAGTTGCGGCCCGGGGTGGTGTGTACGACCCCGCGGCGGAAGCCGCGGGGGAAGCCGCGGCCGGCGGCGGACGTGCGGTACAACCGGGCGGTGTCCCGGCGCCGGATCGTGGTCGAGCACACGATCCGGCGGCTGCGGGTGTTCCAGTCGCTGACCCAGGTGAACCGGCACGGGCGGAAGAGGCACGAGGTCCGGGTGCGGGCGGTGGCCGGGCTGGTCAACCGGATGATCGACGCCCGGCCGGCGGACTGA
- a CDS encoding acyl-ACP desaturase, producing MSASSPYGPAMEREIWKIYQEFFDLAERRRRWNMRLDIPWDQCNPNTSHAIADVVESFCAVELFLPDYVGKFLPLVRGTRGRAWFAANWGYEESKHSMVMQEWLVKSGHRTEEQIEEVQSWAVIGEWELPTDDVRGLACYTMSQELATWLHYRNLRLLVGESDPALSKLLMLVATDERAHYDFYVKILKLHLADDRAGTIEQLKRVLNGFAMPATHLLADSRRRVAAVKSLNIFNEDNFYAEVYQPILLALGIDKQEMRNRAAVRKSIVTP from the coding sequence ATGTCCGCGTCGTCCCCGTACGGCCCCGCGATGGAGCGGGAAATCTGGAAGATCTACCAGGAGTTCTTCGACCTCGCCGAGCGGCGGCGGCGCTGGAACATGCGCCTCGACATCCCCTGGGACCAGTGCAACCCGAACACCAGCCACGCCATCGCCGACGTGGTGGAGTCGTTCTGTGCCGTCGAGCTGTTCCTCCCGGACTACGTGGGGAAGTTCCTGCCACTGGTCCGCGGCACCCGCGGCCGGGCCTGGTTCGCGGCGAACTGGGGCTACGAGGAGTCGAAGCACTCGATGGTGATGCAGGAGTGGCTCGTGAAGAGCGGCCACCGCACCGAGGAGCAGATCGAGGAGGTGCAGAGCTGGGCCGTCATCGGCGAGTGGGAGCTGCCGACCGACGACGTGCGCGGGCTGGCGTGCTACACCATGTCGCAGGAGCTGGCGACGTGGCTCCACTACCGCAACCTGCGGCTGCTCGTCGGCGAGTCCGACCCGGCGCTGTCGAAGCTGCTGATGCTGGTGGCGACCGACGAGCGGGCGCATTACGACTTCTACGTCAAGATCCTGAAGCTCCACCTGGCCGACGACCGGGCCGGCACGATCGAGCAACTGAAGCGCGTGCTGAACGGCTTCGCCATGCCGGCGACGCACCTGCTGGCCGACAGCCGCCGGCGGGTGGCCGCGGTGAAGTCGCTGAACATCTTCAACGAGGACAACTTCTACGCCGAGGTGTACCAGCCGATCCTGCTGGCGCTCGGCATCGACAAGCAGGAGATGCGCAACCGGGCCGCGGTGCGCAAGAGCATCGTGACCCCCTGA